A region from the Riemerella anatipestifer genome encodes:
- a CDS encoding TlpA family protein disulfide reductase, whose amino-acid sequence MKKYLLLVLFTILMVSCSKNEVQISGTLKNASPLDRIELINVSSASSLPIMNIGVDAKGNFSATPKIEEDGIYLITYARQMNFIYLKKGDNIKITADATEFPRKMKILGDGEKNNEFLTQMQSYIEDYMSKIDMQLMSKSEKEFIAAVKKIQTDVDKKIEEVKSKTKPDSEVVEWKSSEMKVTLLMITEQYAAMHGAATGNPNFKPSAEFTKYQDSLKGDEKKWIKTLPTYRSYLLIKNQEGFTNFMNTLQNKEISTTEAFVKYLEGKKDIDQYTKDHLIAFVATQYDLQPQHPRIKQVMEVVNKSIKDSQIKKELEKVKLAIQGIEVGQKAPSVDLVNNKGEKVSLSKYEGKPSVLVFYASWNPYVSESLTPSVKQLATQYGGKVNLVMINLDDTEDQFKKTEVAMFKGLKVESLYAKNGMNSEAADKFGIYGFKLPSAMVIDKDGKVASPAAIGNIDMQIVDALNKLSQPTAKK is encoded by the coding sequence ATGAAAAAATATCTTTTGTTAGTACTTTTTACCATTCTAATGGTATCTTGTTCTAAAAATGAAGTTCAAATTTCAGGAACGCTTAAAAATGCTTCTCCTTTGGACAGGATAGAACTCATCAATGTATCTAGTGCCAGCTCGTTGCCTATTATGAATATAGGAGTAGATGCTAAAGGCAATTTTTCCGCAACGCCAAAAATAGAGGAAGACGGCATCTATCTAATAACCTACGCAAGACAGATGAATTTTATTTATCTTAAAAAAGGAGATAATATCAAAATTACGGCTGACGCTACAGAATTTCCTAGAAAAATGAAAATCTTAGGAGATGGCGAAAAAAACAATGAATTCCTTACTCAAATGCAATCTTATATAGAGGACTACATGAGCAAAATAGATATGCAACTTATGTCTAAGTCTGAAAAAGAGTTCATTGCAGCAGTTAAAAAAATACAAACAGATGTAGATAAAAAAATAGAAGAGGTTAAGTCTAAAACAAAACCAGACTCCGAAGTGGTAGAATGGAAATCAAGCGAGATGAAAGTAACCCTTCTAATGATTACCGAACAATATGCGGCTATGCATGGTGCGGCTACTGGAAACCCTAATTTCAAGCCTTCGGCTGAATTTACAAAATATCAAGATAGTCTAAAAGGAGATGAGAAGAAATGGATAAAAACCTTGCCTACTTATAGAAGCTACCTGCTCATTAAGAATCAAGAAGGTTTTACCAACTTTATGAATACGCTTCAAAACAAAGAAATCTCTACTACAGAAGCCTTTGTTAAATATCTAGAAGGTAAAAAAGATATTGACCAGTACACGAAAGACCACCTAATTGCTTTCGTTGCAACACAATACGATTTACAACCTCAACACCCAAGAATTAAGCAAGTAATGGAAGTGGTTAATAAATCTATTAAAGACAGCCAGATAAAGAAAGAGTTAGAAAAAGTTAAACTCGCTATACAAGGTATTGAAGTTGGGCAGAAAGCTCCTAGCGTTGATTTAGTTAATAATAAAGGAGAAAAAGTTAGTTTATCTAAATATGAGGGTAAACCAAGCGTTTTAGTATTTTATGCTTCTTGGAATCCTTATGTATCCGAAAGTCTTACTCCTTCTGTAAAGCAACTTGCAACTCAATATGGAGGTAAGGTTAATTTGGTAATGATAAATCTAGATGATACTGAAGACCAGTTCAAAAAAACCGAAGTGGCTATGTTTAAAGGATTAAAAGTGGAAAGCCTGTATGCTAAAAACGGTATGAATTCTGAAGCTGCTGATAAATTTGGTATTTATGGATTTAAATTACCGAGTGCTATGGTAATAGATAAAGATGGTAAAGTGGCTAGTCCTGCAGCTATAGGTAATATAGATATGCAGATAGTAGATGCTTTAAACAAACTATCTCAACCTACTGCAAAGAAGTAA
- a CDS encoding TonB-dependent receptor family protein, translating into MKKQLLPLIMLVSVASFAQETDSIKSRNIDEVVIQSQTIFTNKDKNEKASSFIYIGTKELQKYNYSDANRVLMGKTGIHVVEEEGFGLRPNIIIRGASSLRSSSINLMEDGVLAAPAPYVAPAAYYFPTMGRMAGVEILKSSGQIMYGPNTIGGSMNMLSTQVPNKFSEFLNASYGNFNTYKVHTHVGDKIGKFGYLVEYFTNNSDGFKELPNGKNTGFTLNDGMIKLLYDNSNAAIPNKLQFKLQASKQNSNETYMGISKEDFNKNAYQRYLSSELDNIEINQRQYLLSYQIEPSKKLHLNFDAYRNEVTRNWYKVNDVKAGGNKVGLSNALEMADNSNEMLALKGAYNADNTIYIRHNDRDYISQGLQFNGHYHLGKTGMVRFGARYHYDSQDRFQADDEYLSTSQGLALKKRGSAGSQDNRIEDANATASYVQYQQEFGALVATAGVRYENITLRQINYGRSDADRTGKDLKTTTNKVESWIPGLSLLYKISDGLKVFSSVHKGFSPPGIQQGQKEERSWNYELGTRFNNNFVDAELIGYINDYSNLLGADTNVMGGNTGQGDLYNAGEVLIRGVEAQLRYTISGKDSEINFPVSVNYTYIDSSFKKDFQSQVFGTIKEGDALPFIPKEQLSIEAGANIKNFRLSAIWRYRGDFSNKVWQGAIPEANLVPSMNILDASISYKVNRNATVYANAQNLLNQTYLSSLNPSGYRPGMPRFVNVGVRISL; encoded by the coding sequence ATGAAAAAACAACTTTTACCTCTTATAATGTTAGTTTCAGTAGCTTCATTCGCTCAGGAAACTGATTCTATAAAATCTAGAAATATAGATGAGGTTGTTATTCAATCTCAAACTATTTTTACCAATAAAGATAAGAACGAAAAAGCGAGTTCTTTTATCTATATTGGTACTAAAGAATTACAGAAATATAACTACTCTGATGCTAACCGTGTACTTATGGGTAAAACAGGGATACATGTAGTAGAAGAGGAAGGTTTTGGGTTGCGTCCTAACATTATTATTAGAGGAGCTTCTTCGCTTAGGAGTTCATCTATCAATTTAATGGAAGACGGTGTTTTAGCTGCACCTGCTCCTTATGTAGCTCCTGCGGCTTACTACTTCCCTACCATGGGAAGAATGGCTGGTGTAGAAATTCTTAAAAGTAGTGGACAAATCATGTATGGTCCCAATACCATCGGAGGGAGTATGAACATGCTTTCTACTCAAGTACCTAATAAATTTTCAGAGTTTTTAAATGCTTCTTACGGTAATTTTAACACCTATAAAGTGCATACTCATGTAGGAGATAAAATTGGCAAATTCGGATACTTGGTAGAGTATTTTACCAATAATTCAGATGGTTTTAAAGAACTTCCAAATGGTAAAAACACGGGGTTCACACTTAATGATGGTATGATAAAGTTGTTGTATGACAATTCTAATGCGGCTATCCCTAATAAACTTCAGTTTAAGCTTCAGGCTTCTAAACAAAACTCTAACGAAACCTATATGGGAATTTCTAAAGAGGACTTCAATAAAAATGCTTACCAGCGTTACTTATCATCAGAGTTAGATAATATAGAAATCAATCAGCGACAATATTTGCTATCTTATCAAATAGAACCTAGCAAAAAACTTCACTTAAATTTTGATGCTTATAGAAATGAAGTTACAAGAAATTGGTACAAAGTGAATGATGTTAAAGCTGGAGGTAACAAAGTAGGGCTTTCTAATGCTTTAGAAATGGCTGATAACTCTAACGAAATGTTAGCTTTAAAAGGAGCTTATAATGCAGATAATACCATCTATATAAGACATAACGATAGAGACTATATTTCACAAGGGCTTCAGTTCAATGGGCATTATCATTTAGGTAAAACGGGAATGGTTCGCTTTGGAGCGAGATACCACTATGATAGCCAAGACCGTTTTCAAGCAGATGATGAATATCTTTCCACATCACAAGGTTTAGCACTAAAAAAACGAGGAAGTGCAGGCTCTCAAGACAATAGAATAGAAGATGCTAATGCTACAGCCTCTTATGTTCAATATCAGCAAGAGTTTGGAGCTCTTGTTGCCACTGCGGGAGTAAGATATGAAAACATCACTCTAAGACAAATAAACTATGGGCGTTCTGATGCAGATAGAACGGGTAAAGATTTAAAAACTACGACTAACAAAGTAGAGTCTTGGATACCAGGGCTATCCTTACTTTATAAAATAAGTGATGGTTTAAAAGTATTTAGTAGTGTTCACAAAGGATTTTCGCCTCCAGGAATTCAACAAGGACAAAAGGAAGAAAGAAGCTGGAACTACGAACTAGGAACAAGGTTTAATAACAACTTTGTAGACGCTGAATTGATAGGCTACATCAACGATTATTCTAACCTACTAGGTGCAGATACCAATGTTATGGGCGGCAACACAGGGCAAGGCGATTTATACAATGCAGGTGAAGTATTGATAAGAGGTGTAGAAGCACAGTTAAGATATACTATCAGCGGAAAAGATAGTGAAATTAACTTCCCAGTTTCTGTCAATTATACTTACATAGATTCTTCCTTTAAGAAAGATTTCCAATCTCAAGTATTTGGAACAATTAAAGAAGGTGATGCTCTACCATTTATTCCTAAAGAACAACTAAGTATAGAAGCGGGAGCTAACATCAAAAACTTTAGACTTTCTGCTATCTGGAGATACAGAGGTGATTTTAGCAATAAGGTTTGGCAAGGGGCTATACCAGAAGCTAACCTAGTTCCATCTATGAACATACTAGATGCCTCTATTTCTTACAAGGTAAACAGAAATGCAACTGTTTATGCTAACGCTCAAAATTTACTTAACCAAACTTATTTATCTTCTCTTAACCCTTCAGGATATAGACCAGGTATGCCAAGGTTTGTAAATGTGGGTGTAAGAATCAGTCTATAA
- a CDS encoding glycoside hydrolase family 25 protein, whose protein sequence is MPKRRYNSKVRKKNNISKRNRKKNYRWILLIVMSVALIGTGIYVKNKVFFYYAMYFKKHQHKKLENSITETKRINTIIAEYQDKVFGIDISHYQRKEDIEWDSLSIANDAINIDFIVLRATMGNSSKDKHFEYFWTQAKKYNYTRGAYHFYRPDEDPVLQANHFLAQVKLEKGDLRPVLDIEKIPRRKSVKQYKEDVKTWLKIVEEAYGAKPIIYTYYHFYKDYLRGDFEGYPLWLANYNHVLVPSEEDNWLFWQFTEKGIVKGINVKVDLNVFNGNSWEFDKMKLD, encoded by the coding sequence ATGCCAAAACGAAGATATAACTCCAAAGTTAGAAAAAAAAATAACATAAGTAAGAGAAACAGAAAAAAAAATTATAGATGGATATTACTAATTGTAATGTCTGTAGCCCTTATTGGTACAGGTATTTATGTTAAAAATAAAGTCTTTTTCTATTATGCTATGTATTTTAAAAAACATCAGCATAAAAAACTAGAGAATTCCATTACAGAGACTAAACGAATAAATACCATCATTGCTGAGTATCAGGATAAGGTATTTGGTATAGATATATCTCATTATCAAAGAAAAGAAGATATAGAGTGGGATAGCCTAAGTATTGCAAATGATGCTATAAATATTGATTTTATCGTATTAAGAGCTACGATGGGCAATAGTTCTAAAGACAAACATTTTGAATATTTTTGGACTCAAGCAAAAAAATACAACTATACAAGAGGAGCTTATCATTTTTATCGTCCAGATGAAGATCCTGTTTTACAAGCTAATCATTTTTTAGCCCAAGTGAAGCTAGAAAAAGGAGATCTTCGCCCTGTACTAGATATAGAAAAAATACCTAGAAGAAAATCTGTAAAACAGTATAAAGAAGACGTAAAGACTTGGCTTAAAATAGTAGAAGAAGCCTACGGAGCTAAACCTATTATCTACACCTATTATCATTTTTATAAAGATTATTTACGGGGTGATTTTGAAGGTTATCCCTTATGGCTAGCTAATTACAATCATGTCTTAGTACCTTCGGAAGAGGATAATTGGTTGTTTTGGCAGTTTACAGAAAAAGGTATTGTAAAAGGTATCAATGTAAAAGTAGATCTCAATGTTTTCAATGGAAATTCTTGGGAGTTTGATAAAATGAAATTAGATTAG
- a CDS encoding BON domain-containing protein: MKKIFQTVALAILVSFTAVSCKKKPNDAELSTKATEVVKANPQASVEVKDGQAHLSGVFASQAEKDQMIASLKAIPGIKDVHDMTTIATPEPAVAVNQVDAVVLQKVKDATKDFPSVKVEDVNGELTLTGNVSSSDARKIKESVDALKIGKYNNQLIVK; the protein is encoded by the coding sequence ATGAAAAAAATTTTTCAAACAGTAGCATTAGCTATTTTAGTATCTTTTACGGCAGTTTCGTGTAAGAAAAAACCTAACGACGCAGAACTTTCTACCAAAGCTACAGAAGTAGTTAAAGCAAACCCTCAAGCTTCAGTTGAGGTAAAAGATGGGCAAGCTCATTTAAGTGGTGTATTTGCTAGTCAAGCAGAAAAAGACCAAATGATAGCGTCTTTAAAAGCAATACCTGGTATTAAAGATGTTCACGACATGACTACCATAGCAACGCCAGAGCCTGCAGTAGCAGTAAATCAAGTAGATGCAGTAGTTTTACAAAAAGTAAAAGATGCTACTAAAGATTTCCCTAGCGTGAAAGTAGAAGATGTAAATGGAGAACTTACACTAACAGGAAATGTATCTTCTTCAGATGCTAGAAAGATAAAAGAGTCTGTAGATGCTCTTAAAATAGGAAAATACAATAACCAACTTATCGTAAAATAA
- a CDS encoding SH3 domain-containing protein has product MSLTDKYSSVVAAAQNAGVQDLSVKEQDGILYISGSTQSTATKDLVWNALGAIDPSFTASDINIDVQVKGLEVGASLTVITESSNLNLRKEPSTEAEVVGKAAKGEAVTLVEMTSNDWWKVKTKDGEEGYAYTRYLKA; this is encoded by the coding sequence ATGTCATTAACTGATAAATATTCAAGTGTAGTAGCTGCTGCACAAAACGCAGGAGTACAAGACTTATCTGTAAAAGAGCAAGACGGAATTCTATACATTAGTGGTAGTACACAATCTACAGCAACTAAAGATTTAGTATGGAATGCCCTTGGTGCTATTGACCCAAGTTTCACAGCATCAGACATCAATATTGATGTTCAAGTAAAAGGTTTAGAAGTAGGGGCTAGCCTTACTGTAATCACAGAAAGCTCTAACCTTAACCTTCGCAAAGAACCTTCTACAGAAGCTGAAGTTGTAGGTAAAGCAGCAAAAGGAGAAGCCGTAACTTTAGTAGAGATGACTTCCAACGATTGGTGGAAAGTAAAAACTAAAGATGGTGAAGAAGGTTATGCTTACACAAGATACCTTAAAGCATAA
- a CDS encoding thrombospondin type 3 repeat-containing protein — protein MKKSLHLTLKLFLVLFFGAVNAQSWITWDILGSGSTTLPPAGTEGTPTATASASNNPITGAVNVGVTKGAVYGRSNIFSANSGLIQPSGGLVNNFNGANIATQVLKIESSAYNNDLNSVTFNFANAVMIDELVITDADKSTVTGVLWDDDFSLSMDGGATFSSVAFGVSNGGNVAGGYAGATITTSSYSSGTYRGSDGKGTEWISWKKSSAPTKTLTINYTPPNDAPANRTAVIYVAIKVSCVVPPTPVVSVTPATYYNNGSATISNYDSSYSYTFSPSGPTVGAGGVISNISYETTYTVVASKGVCNSSSSQSFTVPGVDTDGDGVADVIDLDADNDGIPDSLEKTFCNLPNNPTSSATGKGLYKGQLVFFNWSGATLDSTTGTISRSTTLNGVTYTATISGFTGNASFVGNDISTWAGSGIKDLYNLDGSNFQEGLYSKGDGANPVNRKASFNITFTSSDPRLKFQIIPMDIEATYLGNEKITFVTNGTPFTFLEDNGLTYTITGAGTNTLVYTDTQKQNNSGSANGNALFTTEATMLNVTLEWMNNAIGGQGVAFAIRPYCDIDGDGLPNYLDLDSDGDSCPDAVEGSDNVNMTHLAAADMTTPFFARKWSIIANAKGNVSTTGTDIVSKLSSAFGVPEIVNTATNNTSGTQGVAHVDALSVGQDVNNNAPYDVSNNDRCFCTLKNTTIVLNPLDTKVGITALGRSGNIDADNWPMSRKGGHIALEASTKGFTITRMSTTEIQAIVNPVIGMMVYDTTENCLKAYVETQSSPSVIRAWKCMNKQGCPQGEVFNK, from the coding sequence ATGAAAAAGTCTTTACATTTAACTCTAAAACTATTCTTAGTATTATTTTTTGGAGCTGTTAATGCACAAAGTTGGATTACATGGGATATTTTGGGGAGTGGTTCTACAACGCTACCACCTGCAGGTACAGAAGGGACCCCTACTGCAACGGCTAGTGCTTCCAATAACCCTATAACAGGAGCAGTAAATGTAGGCGTTACGAAAGGTGCTGTCTATGGTAGATCTAATATTTTTTCTGCCAACTCAGGGTTAATACAACCTTCGGGAGGGTTAGTAAATAACTTCAATGGGGCTAATATTGCTACTCAGGTTCTTAAAATAGAAAGCTCTGCTTACAATAATGATTTAAACTCTGTGACCTTCAATTTCGCAAATGCAGTTATGATAGACGAATTGGTAATTACAGATGCTGATAAATCTACTGTAACGGGAGTGTTGTGGGACGATGATTTTTCTTTATCTATGGATGGTGGAGCTACTTTTAGCAGTGTGGCTTTTGGAGTTTCTAATGGAGGAAATGTTGCAGGAGGATATGCAGGAGCCACAATTACAACTTCCTCTTATTCTTCAGGTACTTATCGTGGCTCAGATGGTAAAGGTACAGAGTGGATTAGCTGGAAAAAATCGTCTGCTCCTACTAAGACATTAACAATTAATTATACACCACCTAATGATGCTCCAGCTAATAGAACTGCAGTGATATATGTAGCAATTAAAGTATCTTGTGTGGTTCCTCCTACACCTGTGGTTTCAGTAACGCCTGCTACTTATTATAATAACGGTAGTGCAACAATATCTAATTACGATTCTAGTTATAGCTATACTTTTTCTCCAAGTGGTCCTACAGTAGGAGCGGGAGGAGTTATTTCAAATATTTCTTACGAAACAACTTATACTGTGGTTGCTAGTAAGGGTGTATGTAACTCTAGTTCTAGCCAATCTTTTACAGTTCCAGGGGTAGATACAGATGGTGATGGTGTTGCTGATGTTATAGATTTAGATGCTGATAATGATGGTATTCCTGATTCTCTTGAAAAAACTTTTTGTAATTTACCCAATAACCCTACTAGTAGTGCTACTGGGAAAGGTTTATATAAAGGGCAATTAGTCTTTTTTAATTGGTCTGGTGCTACATTAGATAGTACTACAGGTACTATAAGCAGATCTACTACTTTAAATGGTGTAACTTATACTGCAACTATTTCAGGATTTACAGGAAATGCTTCTTTTGTTGGTAACGATATAAGTACATGGGCAGGTTCAGGTATAAAAGATTTGTATAATTTAGATGGTAGTAATTTTCAAGAAGGGTTATATTCTAAAGGAGATGGAGCAAATCCTGTTAATAGAAAGGCATCTTTTAATATAACATTTACCAGTTCAGATCCTAGGCTGAAATTTCAAATCATTCCCATGGATATAGAGGCTACCTATTTGGGAAATGAAAAAATTACTTTTGTAACAAACGGTACACCATTTACTTTTTTAGAAGACAATGGGCTTACTTATACAATAACAGGTGCGGGTACAAACACATTGGTGTATACAGATACACAAAAGCAGAACAATTCAGGCTCAGCTAATGGTAATGCATTATTTACTACAGAAGCAACGATGCTAAATGTTACATTAGAATGGATGAATAATGCGATTGGAGGACAAGGAGTTGCTTTTGCAATTAGACCTTATTGTGATATAGATGGTGATGGTTTACCAAATTATTTAGATTTAGATTCAGATGGTGATAGTTGTCCAGATGCAGTAGAGGGCTCAGATAATGTGAATATGACTCATCTAGCAGCAGCAGATATGACAACACCTTTTTTTGCTAGAAAATGGTCTATCATAGCCAACGCGAAAGGAAATGTATCTACTACGGGGACAGATATTGTATCAAAACTAAGCTCAGCTTTTGGTGTGCCTGAAATAGTAAATACAGCTACCAATAATACTTCCGGAACACAGGGTGTAGCTCATGTAGATGCTCTTTCGGTAGGGCAAGATGTTAATAATAATGCGCCTTATGATGTATCAAATAATGATAGATGCTTTTGTACTTTAAAGAATACTACAATAGTATTAAATCCATTAGATACTAAAGTAGGTATAACTGCTTTAGGAAGATCAGGTAATATAGATGCGGATAATTGGCCTATGTCTAGAAAAGGAGGGCATATTGCACTAGAAGCAAGTACCAAAGGCTTTACAATTACAAGAATGAGTACAACTGAAATACAAGCAATAGTAAATCCTGTTATAGGTATGATGGTGTACGATACAACCGAAAACTGCCTAAAAGCTTATGTGGAAACACAATCATCACCTAGTGTTATCAGAGCATGGAAGTGTATGAACAAGCAAGGATGCCCTCAAGGAGAAGTCTTTAATAAATAG
- a CDS encoding dicarboxylate/amino acid:cation symporter, with protein sequence MKGQNKLFIAILLGLIIGIGLGGLVHLQYPDSAEVFSKNIKLLGTIFIRLVQMIIAPLVFTTLVVGIAKMSDIKMIGRVGTKAMLWFLTASLVSLMIGLVFVNWLEPGKVTQLPVQDVSAATEIVNNSKGFSLEDFVKHIIPKSLFEAFATNEVLQIVVFSIMFGVALSQLGEAHSKPIIKAFDICAHAILKMVGYIMWVAPLGVLGAIAAVVATNGFEIFMVYAVYLRDFFFALGILWLVLCAVGYLILGNRLFDLLKRIKEPLLIAFSTTSSEAVFPKLVEELEKFGANNRIVSFILPLGYSFNLDGSMMYMTFASIFIAQIYGVDMSIGQQITMLLVLMLTSKGIAGVPRASLVIIVATCSMFGIPPEGIALILPIDHFCDMGRSMTNVLGNALATSAVSKWEGQLDAPTENI encoded by the coding sequence ATGAAAGGACAAAATAAACTCTTTATAGCAATATTACTAGGGCTTATTATAGGAATTGGATTAGGCGGTTTAGTTCACCTACAATATCCTGATAGTGCAGAGGTCTTTTCTAAAAATATAAAGTTACTAGGAACTATCTTTATCAGGCTTGTCCAAATGATTATTGCACCGCTTGTATTTACCACTTTGGTGGTGGGCATAGCCAAAATGAGCGATATAAAAATGATAGGCAGAGTAGGTACTAAAGCAATGCTATGGTTTTTAACGGCTTCTTTGGTTTCTCTAATGATAGGGCTTGTATTTGTAAATTGGCTAGAACCAGGTAAAGTAACTCAACTCCCAGTGCAAGATGTAAGTGCAGCGACAGAAATCGTAAATAATAGCAAAGGCTTCTCGTTAGAGGATTTTGTGAAGCATATCATTCCTAAAAGTTTATTTGAAGCTTTTGCTACTAATGAGGTACTGCAAATAGTGGTGTTTTCAATTATGTTTGGGGTAGCTCTTTCTCAGTTGGGAGAAGCTCATTCTAAACCAATTATTAAGGCTTTTGATATTTGCGCTCATGCTATTCTTAAAATGGTGGGGTATATTATGTGGGTAGCTCCATTGGGAGTACTGGGTGCTATTGCTGCAGTTGTTGCCACTAATGGTTTTGAGATATTTATGGTTTACGCTGTTTACCTAAGAGACTTTTTCTTTGCATTGGGTATCCTTTGGCTAGTCCTATGTGCCGTTGGTTATTTAATACTTGGGAACAGATTGTTTGATTTATTAAAAAGAATCAAAGAGCCATTACTTATTGCATTCTCAACTACCAGCTCTGAAGCTGTTTTTCCGAAACTTGTAGAAGAACTAGAGAAGTTTGGAGCAAACAATAGAATAGTCTCCTTTATCCTACCTTTAGGATATTCGTTTAATTTGGATGGGAGCATGATGTATATGACCTTTGCATCTATCTTTATTGCTCAAATTTATGGAGTAGATATGTCTATTGGGCAACAAATCACAATGCTTTTGGTTCTTATGCTTACTTCCAAAGGGATTGCAGGTGTGCCTCGAGCTAGTTTAGTAATTATTGTAGCTACCTGTTCTATGTTTGGAATTCCACCAGAAGGCATCGCTCTCATATTACCAATAGACCATTTTTGTGATATGGGAAGAAGTATGACTAATGTACTGGGTAATGCGCTAGCAACTTCCGCTGTCTCTAAATGGGAAGGACAGCTAGATGCTCCTACAGAAAACATATAA
- a CDS encoding Mrp/NBP35 family ATP-binding protein, with protein sequence MIKKDRVLAFLKEVEVDDLVNNVQVMGNDVYIDMTAHSPAMHEKKKLEAAMKQAFASEFGEEVVLKLKIVSPEPSEAQLNQIKGKEIPGIKNIIAIASGKGGVGKSTVAANLAISLVKMGFKVGLLDADIYGPSVPTMFDTEGQKPISIEENGRNLMKPIENYGVKMLSIGYFSGANQAVVWRGPMAAKALNQMLRDAAWGELDFLLIDLPPGTGDIHLSIIQEVPVTGAVIVSTPQHIALADVKKGIAMFQMESINIPVLGLIENMAYFTPEELPDNKYYIFGKQGAQYMAEDLGIPVLGEIPLIQSIREAGDIGRPAALQDGSKIAEIYTETTQKMVESLVERNKNLPPTEAVKITTMAGCSPKK encoded by the coding sequence ATGATAAAAAAAGATAGAGTATTAGCTTTTTTAAAAGAGGTTGAGGTAGATGACTTGGTAAATAATGTCCAAGTTATGGGTAATGATGTCTACATTGATATGACGGCACATTCCCCAGCAATGCATGAGAAAAAAAAGCTAGAAGCAGCAATGAAACAGGCTTTTGCATCTGAGTTTGGGGAAGAGGTCGTTTTAAAGTTGAAAATCGTTTCTCCAGAACCATCTGAAGCTCAACTTAATCAAATTAAAGGGAAAGAAATCCCAGGCATAAAAAACATCATCGCTATTGCCTCTGGAAAAGGAGGTGTAGGAAAGTCTACAGTAGCTGCTAACCTTGCGATATCTTTGGTTAAAATGGGCTTTAAAGTAGGTTTACTAGATGCGGATATCTATGGCCCATCTGTACCTACCATGTTTGATACTGAAGGGCAAAAACCTATTTCTATTGAAGAAAACGGCAGAAATCTAATGAAGCCAATTGAAAATTATGGGGTTAAAATGCTATCCATCGGTTATTTTTCTGGAGCTAATCAAGCGGTAGTATGGAGAGGTCCTATGGCTGCAAAAGCTCTCAACCAAATGCTGAGAGATGCTGCGTGGGGCGAATTGGATTTCTTATTGATAGACCTACCTCCAGGAACGGGTGATATTCATCTTTCTATTATACAAGAAGTACCTGTAACAGGAGCTGTTATTGTAAGCACCCCACAACATATTGCTCTTGCAGATGTTAAGAAAGGTATTGCAATGTTCCAAATGGAAAGTATCAATATTCCAGTTTTAGGTTTAATAGAGAATATGGCTTATTTTACACCAGAAGAATTACCTGATAATAAGTATTATATCTTTGGTAAACAAGGAGCACAATATATGGCGGAAGACTTAGGCATACCTGTATTGGGCGAAATTCCTCTAATCCAAAGTATAAGAGAAGCTGGTGATATAGGAAGACCAGCAGCTTTGCAAGATGGTTCTAAAATTGCAGAAATCTATACAGAAACCACTCAGAAAATGGTAGAGAGCTTAGTGGAAAGAAATAAAAATCTACCTCCTACAGAAGCCGTTAAAATAACTACGATGGCAGGGTGTTCTCCAAAAAAATAA
- a CDS encoding NifU family protein: protein MENNSLEVRVENALESIRPFLNKDGGDIELIKIEDTVVYVKLLGNCSGCPVSFSTMKLGVENTVKEKVPEITRVENVE, encoded by the coding sequence ATGGAAAATAATAGTCTAGAAGTAAGAGTAGAAAATGCACTAGAAAGCATTCGCCCTTTTCTTAACAAAGATGGTGGAGATATAGAGCTCATCAAAATAGAAGACACTGTAGTCTATGTGAAATTACTAGGTAACTGCTCTGGGTGTCCTGTAAGTTTCTCTACAATGAAGCTAGGCGTAGAAAATACAGTTAAAGAAAAGGTTCCTGAAATTACACGAGTAGAAAATGTAGAATAG